ATCGCCATCTTCCTGAACGCCTACGGCGTCAAGGCGATCGGCAACGCCACCGTCTACACGACGGCCAAGAACGCGGTCGCCGCCGCGGTGTTGTGCGGCGTCGCGGTCGGCGGCCGGGGGCGTGGGGTGACGGTGGACCGGCCGCGTGGGCCCCGCCAGTGGTGGAGGCTGCTGGCCGTCGGGGTGATCGGCGGCAGCGTGCCGTTCGTGTTGTTCTTCGAGGGTCTCGCGCGGGCATCGTCCAACCAGGCCGCCTTTCTGAACAAGACCCTGGTGCTGTGGGTGGCGGTGCTGGCCGCCGCCGTGCTCAAGGAGCGGCTGCAGGTCTGGCACTGGATCGCCATCGGATTGCTGCTGGTCGGCCAGGCCGGGCTGTCCGGTGGTTTCACCGCGTCCATGTCCTCGGGTGAGCTGATGATCCTCGCGGCCACCCTGCTGTGGGCGGTGGAGGTGGTGGTGGCCAAACGGCTTCTCGGATCGCTGACGTCCTGGACGATCGGACTGGCCCGGATGGGTTTCGGCTCGGTGGTTCTCATCGGCTGGGTGCTGGCCACCGGGTCCGGTCGGGTGCTGCTGACCATGGATACCTCCCAGTGGGGCTGGGTGCTGCTCACCGGCGTGATCCTGGCCGGCTACGTCGCCACCTGGTTCGCCGCGTTGGCCCGGGCCAAGGCGGTGGACGTGACCGCCGTGCTGGTACTGGCCGCACTGATCACTGCCGCCCTGAACGCGGTGGTCCACCGCGCCCCGCTGGGACCGCAGCTCGGCTGGCTGCTGGTCGTCGCGGCCGGCGGCGCGTTGGTCTGGTTCCTGGCCTGGCGTCGCGGGCCCCAGGAAGTCCCGGCCGCAGGGTGGCCGGGGTGATGACGGACGCGGCGACGATCGGCGGCGGAACCGGGACACCCGGTGGGGCGGTGCTGTTCGGGCGTTACGCCTATCCGCCCAACGAGCTGGGCTACTGCGGTCCGGACGCCCACGACCAGCTGCTCGAGCAGGTGGCGGCGAACGCCGACGACGGCGCCCTGCGCAGCCTGGTCCGAGGTTTCGAGGGCGCGTGGCCCTATCTGGAACTCATCGCCGGGGCGGCCGAGATCTCCGATCCGCTCGATGCTCGGGTGGTGCAGGCGTACTGGGTCGGCAACGGGTTGCTGGAACGGGTCGGGCCGATGGCGTTGGGTCGGTCGCTGGACGATCGGTTCCGCGGCCGGGTGGGTCGCCGGGCGTTCGACCGGCTGGTCAACGCGGTGCCTGCAGGAGCCTTGCCGCATCACAGCTTTCACGTGTTCGGCGTCTACCCGTGGCTCGGTCTGCTGCGTGGCGGCCGGGTCGACGAACCGCTGCGGGTCCTGGACCGCTGCCGGATTCGGTGGGGGCAGGTCGTCGAGATCATCGATGGTGCCCAGGCCCGGGTGATGTCCCGGCCGCTCACCTGGGACGGTCGCCGGCTCGAACTGGCGGCGCGGCGGGAGGAATCAGCGATGTTGTCCCTGGCCGGGCGCGGTCTCAGCGGCCGGCTTCGTCCCGGGGACTGGTGTTCGCTGCACTGGGACTGGATCTGCGACCGGCTCGACCTTCGGCGGCTGAGCGCACTCCGGCACTACACGCTGAGCCAACTCGAGGTGGTGAACGCGCAGCCGTTCCCTGCGCCGGCCGTGGTGCTCGCGTAGACCGCCGAGCCCGCACAGACTTGGTGCGGTCGGCCGGGGCGCTGCGCGCGCGCTCGGCCGGCGCCGGACGGACACAGTGACAAATGGGGGTTTCGCGGCCGTCGGCCCCGACGCACTTTCAGAGGATTTCCTGAGGTTGAAATCCCTCCAGCGCACTTTCGTCCGGCTGGATGCGGTCGGGATCAATTGTGGCGTCCTGCAGCACTTGCGAGCACTCGGATGCCCTGAGAGCCTTCATTGTCGACGCCGATGGTCGATGCCGGACCATTCCGTTCCTGGGAGCTCTCTTGCGAATCGATGAGCCATTGTGGGTAGCCAACACAATGGCGACCGCTGATCCGGTGACCCGGATCATCCAATCAGGGCAGTTGATCTCGGCAAGTGAGGACGTTGGACCTGCGCTTTACTCTTCGCCGGTCCCGATCTGTCTGGCACCGCCCCATTTGGGCTCGACCGATGTGAACGCGCGCGGTCGAGACGGTCCCGAGCCGATTGATCCTTGAGCATTCCGTTCGTCGCAGCGTTCCGGACCCGAATCCCGCCATGAACAGACAGGAAACCCCTCATGAGCGCCACCACCTCCGACCTGATCGTCAAAACCTACGCCGACCGGCAGTACAGATACCCGACGATGGTCCGCCACAATGGTGTCGTCCTCGCCTTCGCGATGGACGCGAGCCGCCAGATCCACTACTCGGTTCTGGATTTCAGCCCGGCCGGCTCGATGAGCATGGTCGACGCCGACCACTGGTCACCCAATCCTCAGCCCTTGGCCTTCGCCAACGAGATCGCCAGCGTCGGAATCGGGGTGGCCGATCAATACCGGCTGCCGGCCGTCCGCAAAGGCAGCACCACCGCCGTACCGGCCGGCCAGTCGGTCCGCGCCGACGAACTGGATCCATACCTCTCGACCACGGCGCGGTTCTCCGCCGCTGCCCCATTCCAGGTGGTATCCGACGGCCGCTACGTCTACGTGTTCCGTCAGGCCATCACTGATCCGACCCCCGATGGCCTGAACGCCGCGCAGCTGACCCTGCTCGACCCGAAGGCCGGTCCGGCGGCGATTGCGCAGGCGAAGGATGTGGTGGCCGATCACCAGGCCATGGTCTACGTCACCGACGCTGCCGGCGCGGCCGTGCTGGATGCGAACGCCCGGCGGGTCCCCGTCGTGGCCGGCACCCTGCTGGTCGACCGGTTCGTCCTGGTCGGGACCGTACTGGAACCGAAGCTCGAGGTCCGCTACCAGCGGAGCCGCAGCCGGACCCGCCCGGCGGGTAGCACCGACAGCCTGGGTGCTGCCGACCTGAACAAGGTGCCGTTCGTCGAGCCGACCCAGAACCTGCGGTTCGTGCCGGCCGTCGGCCGGGGCAGCTTCTCCGCGGTGCTGGTGCCGACGCAGGTCGCCGAGATATGGCGCTGGCAGCTGTTCACCTGCGACACCGCCGGCCAGGTCATCTGGTCCTACAGCATCGAGCGGACCGATGACGGACTCTTCGACACCCTGGGGCGGCAGCCACTGACCTGCACCGACCACAGCGACCTGTTTGCGGTGACGCCGGGTACCTGTCCCCGGCCCTCGGTAGCGGATCCGACGGTGGTCTGCGGGAAGGCCCTGGTGGCCAGGATCCCCGACGGCGGCGCCAGTGGGACGGCGCTGTCCTTCCCGACCGACGGTTCGGGGGTCGTCACGCTGGACGGGGTGAACGCCACCGGAACCGAGTTCACTGTGGAGGCGTGGCTGTCCCCGGACCCGGCCGCTACCGGCGAACGCGCATTGCTGACCTGTGCCGGCGACCAGAAGACGGCTGGGCCGTCCATCTGGCTTCCCGACCCGCAGACGCTGCGTATCGGGTTCGGTGAC
This window of the Nakamurella panacisegetis genome carries:
- a CDS encoding DMT family transporter, encoding MRRTLLPRTRRAGLMLALVTAVISGIAIFLNAYGVKAIGNATVYTTAKNAVAAAVLCGVAVGGRGRGVTVDRPRGPRQWWRLLAVGVIGGSVPFVLFFEGLARASSNQAAFLNKTLVLWVAVLAAAVLKERLQVWHWIAIGLLLVGQAGLSGGFTASMSSGELMILAATLLWAVEVVVAKRLLGSLTSWTIGLARMGFGSVVLIGWVLATGSGRVLLTMDTSQWGWVLLTGVILAGYVATWFAALARAKAVDVTAVLVLAALITAALNAVVHRAPLGPQLGWLLVVAAGGALVWFLAWRRGPQEVPAAGWPG
- a CDS encoding DUF6390 family protein; this translates as MTDAATIGGGTGTPGGAVLFGRYAYPPNELGYCGPDAHDQLLEQVAANADDGALRSLVRGFEGAWPYLELIAGAAEISDPLDARVVQAYWVGNGLLERVGPMALGRSLDDRFRGRVGRRAFDRLVNAVPAGALPHHSFHVFGVYPWLGLLRGGRVDEPLRVLDRCRIRWGQVVEIIDGAQARVMSRPLTWDGRRLELAARREESAMLSLAGRGLSGRLRPGDWCSLHWDWICDRLDLRRLSALRHYTLSQLEVVNAQPFPAPAVVLA